One region of Gopherus evgoodei ecotype Sinaloan lineage chromosome 23, rGopEvg1_v1.p, whole genome shotgun sequence genomic DNA includes:
- the MED1 gene encoding mediator of RNA polymerase II transcription subunit 1 isoform X3 yields MKAALGGAEETEKLNKMSSLLERLHAKFNQNRPWTETVKLVRQVMEKRVAMNSGGHQHLVSCLETLQKALKVSSLPAMTDRLESIARQNGLGSHLSANGTECYITSDMFYVEVQLDPTGLLCDVKVAHHGENPVSCPELVQQLREKNFDEFSKHLKGLVNLYKLPGDNKLKTKMYLALQSLELDLSKMAVMYWQATNASLLDKILHGSVGYLTPRSGGHLMNLKYYVSPYDLFEERTGAPIILHENNVPRSLGMNASITIEGTLAMYKLPIAPLIMGSHPVDNKGTPSFSSVTSANSVDLPACFFLKFPRPIPVSRAFIQKLQSCTGIPLFDTSPTFVPLYELITQFELSKETDSVPLNHNMRFYAALPGQQHCYFLNKDAPLPDGRSLQGTLISKITFQHPGRVPLILNLIRHQVAYNTLIGSCVKRTVLKEDSPGILQFEVCPLSDSCFSVSFQHPVNDSLVCVVMDVQDSTHVNCKLYKGLSDALICTDDFIAKVVQRCMSIPVTMRAIRRKAETIQADTPALSLIAETVEDMVKKNLPPASSPGVSGEKRNALQVSFMEFLHHLVSDS; encoded by the exons ATGAAGGCGGCACTGGGGGGCGCCGAGG AAACGGAGAAGCTGAATAAGATGAGTTCTCTCTTGGAAAGACTTCATGCAAAGTTTAACCAAAACAGACCTTGGACTGAAACAGTGAAGCTTGTCCGTCAAGTCATG GAAAAACGAGTTGCGATGAACTCTGGGGGCCATCAACATCTGGTGAGCTGTTTGGAGACTTTGCAGAAAGCATTAAAAG TATCATCTCTGCCTGCCATGACCGATCGCTTGGAATCTATAGCTAGACAAAATGG CCTTGGATCTCACCTTAGTGCAAATGGCACTGAATGTTACATCACTTCAGACATGTTCTATGTGGAAGTCCAGTTAGATCCTACAGGGCTGCTGTGTGATGTGAAGGTGGCGCACCATGGAGAAAATCCTGTG AGCTGTCCAGAACTGGTGCAACAGCTGAG aGAGAAAAACTTTGATGAATTCTCTAAGCATCTAAAGGGGCTTGTGAACCTTTATAAACTTCCTGGAGACAA CAAACTTAAAACTAAAATGTACTTGGCTCTTCAGTCTTTGGAGCTGGATCTCTCAAAGATGGCAGTGATGTACTG GCAAGCCACCAACGCAAGTCTCCTCGACAAGATTCTTCATGGCAGTGTTGGGTATCTCACCCCAAGAAGTGGAG GTCATCTGATGAATCTCAAGTATTACGTTTCACCCTATGATTTATTTGAAGAACGCACTGGAGCCCCCATTATTTTGCATGAGAACAACG TCCCTCGGTCTTTGGGCATGAACGCGTCGATAACAATCGAAGGAACCTTGGCTATGTACAAACTCCCAATTGCACCATTAATTATGGGATCTCATCCTGTTGACAACAAAGG GACTCCATCCTTCTCATCAGTCACCAGTGCCAACAGTGTTGACTTGCCAGCTTGCTTCTTCTTGAAGTTCCCACGACCTATTCCAGTATCCCGGGCTTTCATTcagaaactgcagagctgcacAG GAATCCCGTTGTTTGATACCTCGCCAACGTTTGTCCCCCTGTATGAGCTGATCACACAGTTTGAGTTATCCAAGGAGACTGATTCTGTACCTTTAAACCACAACATGCGCTTCTATGCA GCTCTTCCAGGACAGCAGCACTGCTATTTCCTGAACAAGGATGCTCCTCTTCCAGATGGAAGAAGCCTGCAAGGAACTCTCATTAGTAAAATCACTTTCCAGCACCCTGGCCGGGTTCCTCTCATCCTCAACTTGATCAGGCATCAAGTGGCCTACAACACACTGATTGGCAGTTGTGTCAAGCGAACTGTTTTAAAAGAAG ATTCTCCTGGGATCTTGCAATTTGAAGTTTGCCCCCTCTCCGATTCCTGTTTCAGTGTATCCTTTCAGCATCCTGTGAATGACTCCCTGGTGTGTG TGGTCATGGATGTGCAGGACTCCACACATGTGAACTGTAAACTATATAAAGGGCTCTCTGATGCTCTCATCTGTACAGATGACTTCATTGCCAAAGTTGTTCAGAG GTGTATGTCCATTCCTGTGACGATGAGAGCCATTCGTAGAAAGGCAGAAACCATTCAGGCGGATACACCAGCCCTGTCCCTTATTGCAGAGACAGTAGAAGACATGGTGAAGAAAAACCTGCCCcccgccagcagcccagg GGTGTCTGGAGAAAAGAGAAATGCTTTGCAGGTTTCTTTTATGGAGTTTCTTCATCATTTAGTGTCTGATTCTTAG
- the MED1 gene encoding mediator of RNA polymerase II transcription subunit 1 isoform X1: MKAALGGAEETEKLNKMSSLLERLHAKFNQNRPWTETVKLVRQVMEKRVAMNSGGHQHLVSCLETLQKALKVSSLPAMTDRLESIARQNGLGSHLSANGTECYITSDMFYVEVQLDPTGLLCDVKVAHHGENPVSCPELVQQLREKNFDEFSKHLKGLVNLYKLPGDNKLKTKMYLALQSLELDLSKMAVMYWQATNASLLDKILHGSVGYLTPRSGGHLMNLKYYVSPYDLFEERTGAPIILHENNVPRSLGMNASITIEGTLAMYKLPIAPLIMGSHPVDNKGTPSFSSVTSANSVDLPACFFLKFPRPIPVSRAFIQKLQSCTGIPLFDTSPTFVPLYELITQFELSKETDSVPLNHNMRFYAALPGQQHCYFLNKDAPLPDGRSLQGTLISKITFQHPGRVPLILNLIRHQVAYNTLIGSCVKRTVLKEDSPGILQFEVCPLSDSCFSVSFQHPVNDSLVCVVMDVQDSTHVNCKLYKGLSDALICTDDFIAKVVQRCMSIPVTMRAIRRKAETIQADTPALSLIAETVEDMVKKNLPPASSPGYGMTTGNNPMSGTTTPTNTFPGGPITTLFNMSMSMKERHDSVGHGEDFSKVSQNPILTSLLQITGNVGSTIGSSPTPPHHTPPPVSSPASNTKNHPMLMNLLKDNPPQDFSTLYGSSPLERQNSSSGSPRMEMGPGGNKQKKKKSRTPADKPKHQTEDDFQRELFSMDVDSQNPIFDVNMTADTLDTPHITPAPSQCSTPPTTYPQPIPHSQPSIQRMVRLSSSDSIGADVTDILSDIAEEAAKLPSTSEDCPPIGTPVRDSSSSGHSQSALFDPDVFQTNSENPYTDPADLIADATVSPNSDSSNHFFPDGVDFNPDLLNSQSQSGFGEEYFDESSQSGDADDFKGFASQALSSLGVQVLGGDGGENKFKGSNQADMVDFSIIAAASKTLGSSDIMEHHSGSQSPLLSTGDLGKEKSQKRVKDSNGSGSSLSGPGLDGKPGKRSRTPSSDGKSKEKLPKRKKADTEGKSPSHSSSNRPFTPPASSGGSKSPGSSGRSQTPPGVATPPIPKITIQIPKGTVTVGKPSHGQYTSSGSVSSSSKSHHSHSSSSSSSSSASGKVKSSKSEGSSGSKMSSSLYLSQGGSGSGQSKSSAQSAGKPGSSPITKHGLSSSSGGTKMKPQGKPSSLMNPSMSKPNISPSHSRPSGGSDKLASPMKPVPGTPPSSKAKSPISSGSGGSHMSGTGPGSNMKSSSGIGSSGSMSQKPPPSSNSSTASSSSFSSGGSSMSSSQNQHGSSKGKSPSRNKKPSLIAVIDKLKHGVVTSGPGGEDPMDGQMGPSSNSSSHSLSSKHNMSGGEFQGKREKSDKDKSKVSVSGGSIDSSKKTSDSKNIGSTGVAKIIISKHDGGSPSIKAKVTLQKPGEGGGDSLRPQMASSKSYGSPLISGSTPKHERCSPSHSKSPAYTPQNIDSESESGSSIAEKSYQNSPSSDDGIRPLPEYSSEKHKKHKKEKKKVKDKDRDRDRDKDRDKKKSHSIKPESWSKSPISSDQTLSMTSSAILSADRPSRPSPDFLIGEEDDDLMDVALIGN; this comes from the exons ATGAAGGCGGCACTGGGGGGCGCCGAGG AAACGGAGAAGCTGAATAAGATGAGTTCTCTCTTGGAAAGACTTCATGCAAAGTTTAACCAAAACAGACCTTGGACTGAAACAGTGAAGCTTGTCCGTCAAGTCATG GAAAAACGAGTTGCGATGAACTCTGGGGGCCATCAACATCTGGTGAGCTGTTTGGAGACTTTGCAGAAAGCATTAAAAG TATCATCTCTGCCTGCCATGACCGATCGCTTGGAATCTATAGCTAGACAAAATGG CCTTGGATCTCACCTTAGTGCAAATGGCACTGAATGTTACATCACTTCAGACATGTTCTATGTGGAAGTCCAGTTAGATCCTACAGGGCTGCTGTGTGATGTGAAGGTGGCGCACCATGGAGAAAATCCTGTG AGCTGTCCAGAACTGGTGCAACAGCTGAG aGAGAAAAACTTTGATGAATTCTCTAAGCATCTAAAGGGGCTTGTGAACCTTTATAAACTTCCTGGAGACAA CAAACTTAAAACTAAAATGTACTTGGCTCTTCAGTCTTTGGAGCTGGATCTCTCAAAGATGGCAGTGATGTACTG GCAAGCCACCAACGCAAGTCTCCTCGACAAGATTCTTCATGGCAGTGTTGGGTATCTCACCCCAAGAAGTGGAG GTCATCTGATGAATCTCAAGTATTACGTTTCACCCTATGATTTATTTGAAGAACGCACTGGAGCCCCCATTATTTTGCATGAGAACAACG TCCCTCGGTCTTTGGGCATGAACGCGTCGATAACAATCGAAGGAACCTTGGCTATGTACAAACTCCCAATTGCACCATTAATTATGGGATCTCATCCTGTTGACAACAAAGG GACTCCATCCTTCTCATCAGTCACCAGTGCCAACAGTGTTGACTTGCCAGCTTGCTTCTTCTTGAAGTTCCCACGACCTATTCCAGTATCCCGGGCTTTCATTcagaaactgcagagctgcacAG GAATCCCGTTGTTTGATACCTCGCCAACGTTTGTCCCCCTGTATGAGCTGATCACACAGTTTGAGTTATCCAAGGAGACTGATTCTGTACCTTTAAACCACAACATGCGCTTCTATGCA GCTCTTCCAGGACAGCAGCACTGCTATTTCCTGAACAAGGATGCTCCTCTTCCAGATGGAAGAAGCCTGCAAGGAACTCTCATTAGTAAAATCACTTTCCAGCACCCTGGCCGGGTTCCTCTCATCCTCAACTTGATCAGGCATCAAGTGGCCTACAACACACTGATTGGCAGTTGTGTCAAGCGAACTGTTTTAAAAGAAG ATTCTCCTGGGATCTTGCAATTTGAAGTTTGCCCCCTCTCCGATTCCTGTTTCAGTGTATCCTTTCAGCATCCTGTGAATGACTCCCTGGTGTGTG TGGTCATGGATGTGCAGGACTCCACACATGTGAACTGTAAACTATATAAAGGGCTCTCTGATGCTCTCATCTGTACAGATGACTTCATTGCCAAAGTTGTTCAGAG GTGTATGTCCATTCCTGTGACGATGAGAGCCATTCGTAGAAAGGCAGAAACCATTCAGGCGGATACACCAGCCCTGTCCCTTATTGCAGAGACAGTAGAAGACATGGTGAAGAAAAACCTGCCCcccgccagcagcccagggtaCGGCATGACCACAGGCAACAACCCAATGAGTGGTACCACTACACCAACAAACACTTTTCCGGGGGGGCCCATCACTACCCTGTTTAACATGAGCATGAGCATGAAAGAGAGGCATGACTCGGTGGGCCATGGGGAGGACTTCAGCAAAGTGTCTCAGAACCCTATTCTCACTAGTTTGTTGCAGATCACAGGGAATGTGGGGTCTACCATAGGCTCAAGTCCAACCCCTCCCCATCACACGCCACCACCAGTATCCTCACCAGCAAGCAACACCAAGAACCACCCGATGCTCATGAACCTCCTTAAAGACAATCCTCCTCAGGATTTCTCCACTCTGTATGGGAGCAGCCCTCTTGAAAGGCAGAACTCTTCTTCTGGCTCCCCCAGAATGGAAATGGGCCCTGGGGGgaacaagcaaaagaaaaaaaaatctcgcACACCAGCAGACAAGCCCAAGCATCAAACTGAGGATGATTTTCAGAGAGAGCTGTTTTCAATGGATGTTGATTCCCAGAACCCAATTTTTGATGTCAACATGACTGCTGATACTCTGGATACCCCTCATATTACTCCAGCGCCCAGTCAGTGCAGCACTCCGCCTACTACGTACCCCCAGCCTATACCTCACTCTCAGCCCAGTATTCAGAGGATGGTTCGACTTTCCAGTTCAGACAGCATTGGAGCTGATGTTACTGATATCCTTTCTGATATAGCAGAGGAAGCTGCCAAGCTCCCCAGCACTAGTGAGGACTGTCCACCCATCGGAACACCTGTAAGGGACTCATCTAGTTCAGGACATTCACAAAGTGCCCTGTTTGACCCAGATGTCTTTCAGACAAATAGTGAGAACCCATACACTGACCCAGCCGACCTTATAGCAGATGCTACTGTGAGCCCAAACAGTGACTcttcaaaccatttttttccagACGGAGTAGATTTCAATCCTGACTTACTGAACAGTCAGAGTCAAAGTGGCTTTGGGGAGGAGTACTTCGATGAGAGTAGTCAGAGTGGAGATGCTGACGATTTCAAGGGCTTTGCATCCCAGGCTCTAAGTAGTTTGGGAGTGCAAGTGTTGGGGGGTGACGGGggagaaaataaatttaaaggaAGCAATCAGGCAGACATGGTTGACTTTAGTATTATTGCAGCTGCGAGCAAAACCCTGGGGTCCTCTGACATTATGGAGCATCATAGTGGAAGCCAAAGCCCTTTACTAAGTACAGGGGATTTGGGAAAGGAAAAGTCTCAGAAACGGGTAAAAGACAGCAATGGCTCTGGGAGTAGTTTATCGGGTCCTGGGCTAGATGGTAAGCCAGGAAAACGCAGCCGGACCCCATCCAGTGATGGTAAAAGTAAAGAAAAGCTTCCAAAGCGGAAGAAAGCGGACACAGAAGGGAAATCTCCCTCTCATAGTTCATCAAACAGACCTTTCACCCCACCAGCAAGCTCTGGTGGGTCAAAATCTCCTGGAAGTTCAGGCAGATCTCAGACTCCTCCTGGTGTAGCCACTCCTCCTATTCCCAAAATCACAATTCAGATCCCCAAAGGGACAGTGACTGTTGGCAAACCTTCACACGGCCAGTATACAAGCAGTGGCTCTGTCTCCTCAAGCAGCAAAAGCCATCACagccattcctcctcctcttcctcctcctcttctgcctcAGGCAAAGTAAAAAGCAGCAAATCAGAAGGGTCTTCTGGCTCAAAGATGAGCAGCAGCCTCTACCTGAGCCAAGGTGGCTCAGGTTCAGGTCAGTCAAAAAGCTCAGCTCAGTCTGCGGGAAAGCCTGGATCCTCCCCTATCACCAAACATGGCCTCAGCAGCAGTTCTGGAGGTACCAAGATGAAGCCTCAAGGGAAGCCTTCATCACTTATGAACCCTTCCATGAGTAAACCAAACATTTCTCCTTCACATTCTAGACCATCAGGGGGTTCTGACAAGCTTGCCTCTCCAATGAAACCTGTTCCAGGTACTCCCCCATCATCTAAAGCAAAATCGCCTATCAGTTCAGGTTCTGGGGGCTCACATATGTCTGGGACTGGACCAGGGTCAAATATGAAGTCCTCTTCAGGAATAGGATCCTCCGGGTCCATGTCCCAGAAACCACCTCCTTCATCAAACTCTTCTACAGCATCTTCATCTTCCTTTTCATCTGGTGGTTCTTCCATGTCTTCATCTCAGAACCAGCATGGAAGCTCCAAGGGCAAATCTCCAAGCAGAAACAAGAAGCCATCCTTGATTGCAGTCATAGACAAACTTAAACATGGGGTTGTTACTAGTGGGCCTGGAGGTGAAGACCcaatggatggacagatggggcCAAGTTCCAATTCGTCAAGCCATTCTTTGTCCTCCAAACACAACATGTCTGGAGGCGAATTTCAGGGGAAGCGGGAGAAAAGTGACAAAGACAAATCCAAAGTCTCTGTTTCTGGAGGATCTATTGACTCTTCCAAGAAGACTTCAGATTCCAAAAACATTGGTAGTACTGGAGTGGCCAAGATTATCATCAGCAAACACGATGGTGGTTCCCCTAGCATAAAAGCCAAAGTAACCTTGCAGAAacctggggaaggaggtggagataGCTTAAGGCCTCAGATGGCGTCTTCCAAAAGCTATGGATCCCCTCTGATCAGTGGGTCTACTCCAAAGCATGAACGCTGCTCACCCAGCCACAGTAAGTCACCAGCATACACTCCTCAAAATATAGACAGTGAGAGCGAGTCTGGCTCCTCTATAGCAGAGAAATCCTATCAGAACAGTCCCAGCTCTGATGATGGCATTAGGCCACTACCGGAATATAGTTCAGAAAAACATAAGAAGcacaaaaaagagaagaagaaagtgaAAGACAAAGACCGTGATAGGGATCGTGACAAAGACAGAGACAAGAAGAAGTCTCATAGCATTAAACCAGAAAGTTGGTCTAAATCACCTATTTCTTCTGACCAGACTCTGTCCATGACCAGCAGTGCTATCCTATCAGCTGACAGGCCATCCCGGCCAAGTCCTGATTTTTTAATTGGGGAGGAAGACGATGACCTCATGGATGTTGCTCTGATTGGCaattaa
- the MED1 gene encoding mediator of RNA polymerase II transcription subunit 1 isoform X2 encodes MAVMYWQATNASLLDKILHGSVGYLTPRSGGHLMNLKYYVSPYDLFEERTGAPIILHENNVPRSLGMNASITIEGTLAMYKLPIAPLIMGSHPVDNKGTPSFSSVTSANSVDLPACFFLKFPRPIPVSRAFIQKLQSCTGIPLFDTSPTFVPLYELITQFELSKETDSVPLNHNMRFYAALPGQQHCYFLNKDAPLPDGRSLQGTLISKITFQHPGRVPLILNLIRHQVAYNTLIGSCVKRTVLKEDSPGILQFEVCPLSDSCFSVSFQHPVNDSLVCVVMDVQDSTHVNCKLYKGLSDALICTDDFIAKVVQRCMSIPVTMRAIRRKAETIQADTPALSLIAETVEDMVKKNLPPASSPGYGMTTGNNPMSGTTTPTNTFPGGPITTLFNMSMSMKERHDSVGHGEDFSKVSQNPILTSLLQITGNVGSTIGSSPTPPHHTPPPVSSPASNTKNHPMLMNLLKDNPPQDFSTLYGSSPLERQNSSSGSPRMEMGPGGNKQKKKKSRTPADKPKHQTEDDFQRELFSMDVDSQNPIFDVNMTADTLDTPHITPAPSQCSTPPTTYPQPIPHSQPSIQRMVRLSSSDSIGADVTDILSDIAEEAAKLPSTSEDCPPIGTPVRDSSSSGHSQSALFDPDVFQTNSENPYTDPADLIADATVSPNSDSSNHFFPDGVDFNPDLLNSQSQSGFGEEYFDESSQSGDADDFKGFASQALSSLGVQVLGGDGGENKFKGSNQADMVDFSIIAAASKTLGSSDIMEHHSGSQSPLLSTGDLGKEKSQKRVKDSNGSGSSLSGPGLDGKPGKRSRTPSSDGKSKEKLPKRKKADTEGKSPSHSSSNRPFTPPASSGGSKSPGSSGRSQTPPGVATPPIPKITIQIPKGTVTVGKPSHGQYTSSGSVSSSSKSHHSHSSSSSSSSSASGKVKSSKSEGSSGSKMSSSLYLSQGGSGSGQSKSSAQSAGKPGSSPITKHGLSSSSGGTKMKPQGKPSSLMNPSMSKPNISPSHSRPSGGSDKLASPMKPVPGTPPSSKAKSPISSGSGGSHMSGTGPGSNMKSSSGIGSSGSMSQKPPPSSNSSTASSSSFSSGGSSMSSSQNQHGSSKGKSPSRNKKPSLIAVIDKLKHGVVTSGPGGEDPMDGQMGPSSNSSSHSLSSKHNMSGGEFQGKREKSDKDKSKVSVSGGSIDSSKKTSDSKNIGSTGVAKIIISKHDGGSPSIKAKVTLQKPGEGGGDSLRPQMASSKSYGSPLISGSTPKHERCSPSHSKSPAYTPQNIDSESESGSSIAEKSYQNSPSSDDGIRPLPEYSSEKHKKHKKEKKKVKDKDRDRDRDKDRDKKKSHSIKPESWSKSPISSDQTLSMTSSAILSADRPSRPSPDFLIGEEDDDLMDVALIGN; translated from the exons ATGGCAGTGATGTACTG GCAAGCCACCAACGCAAGTCTCCTCGACAAGATTCTTCATGGCAGTGTTGGGTATCTCACCCCAAGAAGTGGAG GTCATCTGATGAATCTCAAGTATTACGTTTCACCCTATGATTTATTTGAAGAACGCACTGGAGCCCCCATTATTTTGCATGAGAACAACG TCCCTCGGTCTTTGGGCATGAACGCGTCGATAACAATCGAAGGAACCTTGGCTATGTACAAACTCCCAATTGCACCATTAATTATGGGATCTCATCCTGTTGACAACAAAGG GACTCCATCCTTCTCATCAGTCACCAGTGCCAACAGTGTTGACTTGCCAGCTTGCTTCTTCTTGAAGTTCCCACGACCTATTCCAGTATCCCGGGCTTTCATTcagaaactgcagagctgcacAG GAATCCCGTTGTTTGATACCTCGCCAACGTTTGTCCCCCTGTATGAGCTGATCACACAGTTTGAGTTATCCAAGGAGACTGATTCTGTACCTTTAAACCACAACATGCGCTTCTATGCA GCTCTTCCAGGACAGCAGCACTGCTATTTCCTGAACAAGGATGCTCCTCTTCCAGATGGAAGAAGCCTGCAAGGAACTCTCATTAGTAAAATCACTTTCCAGCACCCTGGCCGGGTTCCTCTCATCCTCAACTTGATCAGGCATCAAGTGGCCTACAACACACTGATTGGCAGTTGTGTCAAGCGAACTGTTTTAAAAGAAG ATTCTCCTGGGATCTTGCAATTTGAAGTTTGCCCCCTCTCCGATTCCTGTTTCAGTGTATCCTTTCAGCATCCTGTGAATGACTCCCTGGTGTGTG TGGTCATGGATGTGCAGGACTCCACACATGTGAACTGTAAACTATATAAAGGGCTCTCTGATGCTCTCATCTGTACAGATGACTTCATTGCCAAAGTTGTTCAGAG GTGTATGTCCATTCCTGTGACGATGAGAGCCATTCGTAGAAAGGCAGAAACCATTCAGGCGGATACACCAGCCCTGTCCCTTATTGCAGAGACAGTAGAAGACATGGTGAAGAAAAACCTGCCCcccgccagcagcccagggtaCGGCATGACCACAGGCAACAACCCAATGAGTGGTACCACTACACCAACAAACACTTTTCCGGGGGGGCCCATCACTACCCTGTTTAACATGAGCATGAGCATGAAAGAGAGGCATGACTCGGTGGGCCATGGGGAGGACTTCAGCAAAGTGTCTCAGAACCCTATTCTCACTAGTTTGTTGCAGATCACAGGGAATGTGGGGTCTACCATAGGCTCAAGTCCAACCCCTCCCCATCACACGCCACCACCAGTATCCTCACCAGCAAGCAACACCAAGAACCACCCGATGCTCATGAACCTCCTTAAAGACAATCCTCCTCAGGATTTCTCCACTCTGTATGGGAGCAGCCCTCTTGAAAGGCAGAACTCTTCTTCTGGCTCCCCCAGAATGGAAATGGGCCCTGGGGGgaacaagcaaaagaaaaaaaaatctcgcACACCAGCAGACAAGCCCAAGCATCAAACTGAGGATGATTTTCAGAGAGAGCTGTTTTCAATGGATGTTGATTCCCAGAACCCAATTTTTGATGTCAACATGACTGCTGATACTCTGGATACCCCTCATATTACTCCAGCGCCCAGTCAGTGCAGCACTCCGCCTACTACGTACCCCCAGCCTATACCTCACTCTCAGCCCAGTATTCAGAGGATGGTTCGACTTTCCAGTTCAGACAGCATTGGAGCTGATGTTACTGATATCCTTTCTGATATAGCAGAGGAAGCTGCCAAGCTCCCCAGCACTAGTGAGGACTGTCCACCCATCGGAACACCTGTAAGGGACTCATCTAGTTCAGGACATTCACAAAGTGCCCTGTTTGACCCAGATGTCTTTCAGACAAATAGTGAGAACCCATACACTGACCCAGCCGACCTTATAGCAGATGCTACTGTGAGCCCAAACAGTGACTcttcaaaccatttttttccagACGGAGTAGATTTCAATCCTGACTTACTGAACAGTCAGAGTCAAAGTGGCTTTGGGGAGGAGTACTTCGATGAGAGTAGTCAGAGTGGAGATGCTGACGATTTCAAGGGCTTTGCATCCCAGGCTCTAAGTAGTTTGGGAGTGCAAGTGTTGGGGGGTGACGGGggagaaaataaatttaaaggaAGCAATCAGGCAGACATGGTTGACTTTAGTATTATTGCAGCTGCGAGCAAAACCCTGGGGTCCTCTGACATTATGGAGCATCATAGTGGAAGCCAAAGCCCTTTACTAAGTACAGGGGATTTGGGAAAGGAAAAGTCTCAGAAACGGGTAAAAGACAGCAATGGCTCTGGGAGTAGTTTATCGGGTCCTGGGCTAGATGGTAAGCCAGGAAAACGCAGCCGGACCCCATCCAGTGATGGTAAAAGTAAAGAAAAGCTTCCAAAGCGGAAGAAAGCGGACACAGAAGGGAAATCTCCCTCTCATAGTTCATCAAACAGACCTTTCACCCCACCAGCAAGCTCTGGTGGGTCAAAATCTCCTGGAAGTTCAGGCAGATCTCAGACTCCTCCTGGTGTAGCCACTCCTCCTATTCCCAAAATCACAATTCAGATCCCCAAAGGGACAGTGACTGTTGGCAAACCTTCACACGGCCAGTATACAAGCAGTGGCTCTGTCTCCTCAAGCAGCAAAAGCCATCACagccattcctcctcctcttcctcctcctcttctgcctcAGGCAAAGTAAAAAGCAGCAAATCAGAAGGGTCTTCTGGCTCAAAGATGAGCAGCAGCCTCTACCTGAGCCAAGGTGGCTCAGGTTCAGGTCAGTCAAAAAGCTCAGCTCAGTCTGCGGGAAAGCCTGGATCCTCCCCTATCACCAAACATGGCCTCAGCAGCAGTTCTGGAGGTACCAAGATGAAGCCTCAAGGGAAGCCTTCATCACTTATGAACCCTTCCATGAGTAAACCAAACATTTCTCCTTCACATTCTAGACCATCAGGGGGTTCTGACAAGCTTGCCTCTCCAATGAAACCTGTTCCAGGTACTCCCCCATCATCTAAAGCAAAATCGCCTATCAGTTCAGGTTCTGGGGGCTCACATATGTCTGGGACTGGACCAGGGTCAAATATGAAGTCCTCTTCAGGAATAGGATCCTCCGGGTCCATGTCCCAGAAACCACCTCCTTCATCAAACTCTTCTACAGCATCTTCATCTTCCTTTTCATCTGGTGGTTCTTCCATGTCTTCATCTCAGAACCAGCATGGAAGCTCCAAGGGCAAATCTCCAAGCAGAAACAAGAAGCCATCCTTGATTGCAGTCATAGACAAACTTAAACATGGGGTTGTTACTAGTGGGCCTGGAGGTGAAGACCcaatggatggacagatggggcCAAGTTCCAATTCGTCAAGCCATTCTTTGTCCTCCAAACACAACATGTCTGGAGGCGAATTTCAGGGGAAGCGGGAGAAAAGTGACAAAGACAAATCCAAAGTCTCTGTTTCTGGAGGATCTATTGACTCTTCCAAGAAGACTTCAGATTCCAAAAACATTGGTAGTACTGGAGTGGCCAAGATTATCATCAGCAAACACGATGGTGGTTCCCCTAGCATAAAAGCCAAAGTAACCTTGCAGAAacctggggaaggaggtggagataGCTTAAGGCCTCAGATGGCGTCTTCCAAAAGCTATGGATCCCCTCTGATCAGTGGGTCTACTCCAAAGCATGAACGCTGCTCACCCAGCCACAGTAAGTCACCAGCATACACTCCTCAAAATATAGACAGTGAGAGCGAGTCTGGCTCCTCTATAGCAGAGAAATCCTATCAGAACAGTCCCAGCTCTGATGATGGCATTAGGCCACTACCGGAATATAGTTCAGAAAAACATAAGAAGcacaaaaaagagaagaagaaagtgaAAGACAAAGACCGTGATAGGGATCGTGACAAAGACAGAGACAAGAAGAAGTCTCATAGCATTAAACCAGAAAGTTGGTCTAAATCACCTATTTCTTCTGACCAGACTCTGTCCATGACCAGCAGTGCTATCCTATCAGCTGACAGGCCATCCCGGCCAAGTCCTGATTTTTTAATTGGGGAGGAAGACGATGACCTCATGGATGTTGCTCTGATTGGCaattaa